In the genome of Pontibacter actiniarum, the window CGTGCTGCTGGCCACTGCTTTTGCCAAAGATTACCTGGGCGACAGCGGCCTCTACATTGTCGCCGTAATTTCGGGGCTTACTGATGTGGATGCCATCACCCTTTCTACTGCGCGGCTGATGAGCACAGATAATGTGGGGCTAGACAGCGGCTGGCGCATCATACTTATCGCGGCCCTGTCTAACCTGACTTTTAAGGCCGGGCTGGTCGGCGTACTTGGCAGCCGCTCTGTGTTTGGCAAAGTGGCCCTGCTTTTCGGGGCTGTGCTGGCCTTCGGCATGTTGGTGCTTTGGCTGTGGCCAGAGAACTTTACTTTGCTGGAGGATCTCCTGGCAGTGTAAGCCAACTTCAGCACTTGCCTTCCACAGCCCCCGAACCTTATCAGGGAAGGAACATTTGGGTTAGAGTTGGCTCCCCGGCCCTATGCCTCCACCAGTCGGTGCGCTGCATCCAACAGCACCATCCCCTACCGTCCACCACCCGGTGTGCCCTGGTCGAAGCTGACAGTATATTTCCCCTGTAGCTTGCTTACACAAAGAAGCCTAGAGATAATAGTTGCTGATATCAGCGGCGGACAGAACCTGAAAGCACTAGCACTACAGCCAAAAAAAGAAGGCCCGGTGCATGGGATGCACCGGGCCTTCTTTTTGAATCAGCAGTTCGGAGGGGCTACAGCTTTCGGAGCCCTTTCATGTCCTGCTTGCTGCCTTCTTTTATACTTACAGCCACGCCGCCGCCTGGCGCCAGCGGCTGCTTCAGTACGCTTTTAGAGTTAACAAGCACCTTGCGAACAGTGTATTGCTGCGGGTTCTTGTTCCAGCTGGCGTCTTTCGCATCGGCATAAATGGTGGCGATGTAGTTTTTGCCTTTCGGCAGGTAATCAAACGCAACGGTGGCTGTGCGCGCGTTTTCATCGGTAATGCCGCCTACATACCACTCATTTTTCCCTTTGGCTTTACGGGCGATGGTTACATAGTCGCCGGGCTCTGCTTCCTGCACATAGGTATCGTCCCAGTCTACCGCTACATCTTTAATGAACTGGAAGGCATCCGGGAAGCGCTTATAGTTCTCCGGCAGGTCTGCTGCCATCTGCAGCGGGCTGTACATGGTTACGTAGTATGCCAGTTGCTTCACCAGGGTAGTATTTACGCGCTGGTTGCCTGTGCCATAGTAAGAAAGGTCCGTCTGGAAGATGCCGGGTGTATAGTCCATCGGGCCGCCCATCAGGCGCGTGAACGGCAGGATCGTCGCATGCTCCGGGGCAAGGCCTCCCATTGCCTCAAACTCAGTGCCGCGGGCAGACTCCTGTGCGATCCAGTTCGGGTAGGTGCGGTGCAAGCCCGTTGGGCGAACGGCCTCGTGGCTGTTCACCATAACCTTGTAGTCTGCAGCCGTCTCGGCAACGTGTATGTAATGGTTCACCATCCACTGGCTGTCATGGTGCTCCCCACGCGGAATGATTTTGCCCACGTACCCTGTCTTAACAGAGTTGTAGCCGTTATCCTGCATAAACTGGAACGCTTTGTCGAGGCGGCGCTCATAGTTGGTGGCGGAGCCCGAGGTTTCGTGGTGCATCATCACCTTCACGCCCTTGGAGGCGGCATAGCGCTGCAGTTCCTTCACATCAAAGTCAGGGTACGGCGTGGTAAAGTCGAACACCTCCTCTTTCCAGTTGCCGAACCAGTCTTCCCAGCCCACATTCCATCCTTCCACCAGCACGGCGTCAAAGCCATTCTCGGCGGCAAAATCAATGTGTTTCTTTACGTTTTCAGTGGTAGCGCCGTGGCGGCCGTTTGGTGTTAGCTTCGAGGGGTCGTCGCCCAGCTTTACGTTTGTCTCTGTGCCATAGGCCCAGGTGCTTTTACCGGCTACAAAGTACTCCCACCACACGCCAATGTACTTCACCGGCTTGATCCATGACACGTCCTTGTAGGCGGTTGGCTCGTTCAGGTTCAGGATGAGGTTAGAGGCAAGTATGTCCGTGGCTTTATCGCTTACCACCACAGTGCGCCACGGGGTTTGGGCGTCGGTCTGCATGTAGCCTTTGTTTCCTACCGCGTCCGGCACCAGGTGCGCGCTCATCTTATAGTTATCGGCATCCAGGTTCAGGTTCATGGCCGGGTAGTTGACCAGAGCCGCTTCGTGGATGTTGATGTACAGTCCATCATCCGACTTCATCATGGAGGGCGTTTGCACCGCCAGTGTCTCTATCGGCTGCTGGGCATGCACGTCAATCGTCGCCTTCTCGATCAGCTGCGGTACCTCAGAGATCTTAGACGTAGTGTAGGCATATTCATTGGTATCGTAGTCGCCCGGAATCCAGAATATCTTGTGATCGCCTGCCAGGTTAAACTCCGTGTTTTCTTCTTTGATCACAAAGTAATTCAGCTCCTGCTGCTTCGGAAACTCATAGCGGAAGCCCAGCCCATCGTTAAACAAGCGAAAGCGAACACGGATGTGGCGGCCTTTCTGCTCTTCCTGACGGAGCGTAACCAGCAGCTCGTTGTAGTTGTTGCGGATGGTCTTCTGCTCCCCCCAAACCGGGTTCCAGCTATCATCCACAGAAGTCTGCTTGGTATCTGCCACCGTAAAGCCATCCACGAAAGAGGGCACATCCTGTGTTTGAATGCCTAACCTGCTCTGTTTGATAACCGGCTTCTTCTTATAGCTTAGCTGGTAGGTTGGCACACCGCCTTCCGTCAGCTTAAAGGTTAAAGTCAGGTTTTTATCCGGAGAGGTGATAACCTGCGCTTTTACCAGCACGGTAAACGTGCACAGGAACATGAGCAGTGCCAGCCTGCGCATCATTTGCCTGTGCAGGGACGTGGCTTTTACTGTTGGTTGTAATCTCATTCTATAGTTGTTGTTTGTTATGTTACAGGCTTCGCGCTGACGCTAGCTGTAGAAGGCAGAGGCGAGAAACCCGCCTCAGAAGGCAAATTACACTAAAATAACGACTTTTCTGAGGCAAAGGCGATAACGATGTCGGAACACTAACACTGATAAGCGCCTCCGCCCACATCAGCATCAAGCACTAAGACCTTACTTTCAGAAACTTAGGAGCTGCCTGTAAGCGAAGCAGCCGGAAGACAGGCTGGCCACAGCATTTTTAGGAGCGCAGGCCCTTTTACCTTCGGGAAAGGCAAGAGGAAAACCTGTAAAACAAAAAAGCCCAGGCTGTGTAGCCTGGGCTTTGCAGAGAGTGAGGGATTCGAACCCCCGGACCTGTTACAGTCAACGGTTTTCAAGACCGCCGCGTTCGACCACTCCGCCAACTCTCTGTCTTATTTCGTGTACAAAAGTAGAGGCTTTGTTTGATATTACCAAATCACCGCCCTAAAAAATTTATACCATACATGCTCCAACCGCATCAACAAACTGGTAATCAACCAGAAAAATTATTCAGGCAGCTGCACAAAAACACTTGCCCCCACACTTTGGATGTAGTAGCGGTCCTTCCTGTAGCCGCTAAGCTCCTCGATGGCTACTTTCAGCTGGACCTGCTCCCCCTGCACGACAAAGGTCATGTCGGCGGGCTTTACCTGCTCCTGCTGCCCTCGCGCCAGCTTCTGAACAACCGGGAGCAGGTCCAGCTTTAGGGTCTCCTGCTCAAACCGGAAGTACACAGTAGTTGCGTCTTCATCCATTGATACCAACAGGGGTGCTCCTCCCAGCGTATACTCCCTCCTTTCGCTGCCCCCTTCTACGTTCCTCAGGTGGAACTGCAGAGCATACGCGTACCCCTGGATGTCGTGTACAGCCTCGCCAGCCCCCGGTGGCTGCGAATCGAAATAGAAGTACGTTTCTCCTGCACGTGGACTCCCCGGCGTATACGCCAGCCCCATTAAGTCCAGCACCTTGCCGCGGGCGGCAAAGTTTCGTTGCCAACGGTTGTCCAGAGAGTCTGTTGCCGCAGCTATACTATCCTGCAGGCTTCCATTAAACCACGGCTGCAGCGCTTCGAACCCGTGGCGGCGGGCCAGGTAGTCGGCGATGGAGCTCACCTCCTGCTCCACCTCCTCGCTTACCGGCGGGTGCTGTTGCTGCACTTTTCCGCCTACCAGCACCCCGTTTTCCTGCAGGAGGGCCTCCAGCCTGTTTACCTGGCTCCACTCCGACACCCGAAAGGCGTTGACAGGCCCAAAAGCCGCCAAAACAGCCACGATACTCAAGGTAACAGGTATAAACTTGATGTTCTTCTGCCGGCTGAACAGGAAGTACAGCGCCGTGGCGAGCAGCCATAAGGCCAGCGCTGCCACAATGTACCGCCCTTCTGTAACGCCATACTCCGACACCCGTCGCCAAATGGCCAGCATCAACAGGATAATGAGCGGGAAAAGGGCACGGTAAAACCACCGGGCAAAGGTGCGCATCCAGGTGTTGCCCTCCTCGTTCCGGATGGGATGTATCAGGAGCAGCGACAGGATACCGGCAATGGAAAAGCACAGCACCAGCACCGACACCCACCCCTCCGGCCACGCCCACTGTACTATAATCTTCCCG includes:
- a CDS encoding DUF4153 domain-containing protein, translating into MGLFKQISLQQLWRGAVTTLLAYPLVLLAAVTGTAAGVTLAELSFEQRQRSLYLEKLMLVSSLGLILFFTLELLVRKYKLALQWRLLLQLAGLLLLGLYFYFLPPELEDRHWLRYLMLALALHLAASYAMFLNRREENAFWQFNKTLFLRLLTSALYTGVLFLGLVVAVLAMEELFAVEVDGEFYAQLWLFMVGVFNTWFFLAGVPANVRELEQTHQYPKGLKVFTQFVLLPLVSLYLLILYAYFGKIIVQWAWPEGWVSVLVLCFSIAGILSLLLIHPIRNEEGNTWMRTFARWFYRALFPLIILLMLAIWRRVSEYGVTEGRYIVAALALWLLATALYFLFSRQKNIKFIPVTLSIVAVLAAFGPVNAFRVSEWSQVNRLEALLQENGVLVGGKVQQQHPPVSEEVEQEVSSIADYLARRHGFEALQPWFNGSLQDSIAAATDSLDNRWQRNFAARGKVLDLMGLAYTPGSPRAGETYFYFDSQPPGAGEAVHDIQGYAYALQFHLRNVEGGSERREYTLGGAPLLVSMDEDATTVYFRFEQETLKLDLLPVVQKLARGQQEQVKPADMTFVVQGEQVQLKVAIEELSGYRKDRYYIQSVGASVFVQLPE